The Ferrimicrobium sp. sequence GTATGCCAAGGACGAATGTCGAACCAACGACCCTGTATTGGAGCGCCAGGACGACACTCGGTCTGTTGCCTGCTTTTTCCCAAGCACCTCCAATCGCCTGGTAGAAGTCCGCGAGGCAACCGACGTTGTTTCGACGGGGAACCGGGTTGAATTTAGTTCGCGGAATTCGTCGGAGTCGACCAGGGCAGAGCTCCTGGAAGTGTGTGATCTCGTCAAGGAGTTCAAAGTCACGTCGAGCATCCGACTGGGCCGCAAGAGTGGATCGACGCTGAAGGCAGTCTCTGGTGTCTCGTTTGAAGTCGCCGCTGGGGAGACCCTTGGGGTGGTTGGCGAATCAGGCTGCGGGAAGACCACCCTTGGAAGGCTGGTCGCCGGTCTTGAGACGCCAACCGGGGGCAGTGTGAGGTTCTTAGGAAAGGAGTTGGTGGGTTCAAAGGGAAAGGGTTTCCGCAGTTCTAGACGTGATCTTCAGCTGATGTTCCAAGACCCCTACTCCTCGTTGGACCCGCGGATGCGGGTGGGGGCAATCATCGAAGAGCCCATGCGGCTGCAACATGTGGGCTCGTCGTCGGAGCGCCAGGCTCGAGTACGGGAGCTGATGGGAGAGGTTGGGCTCTCTCTGAGTCTCATCGATCGCTATCCCCACGAGTTCTCTGGTGGACAGCGTCAAAGAATTGGTCTTGCAAGAGCGTTGTCCCTCAATCCAAGGATCCTTGTTGCCGACGAACCCGTATCGGCATTGGATGTCTCGATTCGTTCTCAGGTCATCAATCTGATGTGCCAACTCCAGGAGCTCCACGGTCTCACCTACGTGGTGATATCGCACGACCTGTCGGTGGTGCGATACATGGCTGATCGCGTTGCGGTCATGTATCTCGGGAAGATCGTCGAGATTGGACAGACGGCAAGCCTCTATGACGGGCCAGCCCACCCCTACACGCAAGGACTGTTACGATCGATACCGTTACCAGATCCTGAGGCAGCTCGTGCGCATCGAATGACGAGTGTTACCGGCGAGCTCCCCTCTGCCATTAATCCTCCTTCGGGCTGTAGGTTCAGAACGCGGTGCGAGTACGCGCAGGACATCTGTGCTGAAGTTGAACCCCCGTTGCGGTCCTTCGGCATCGGACACGAGGCGGCCTGTCACTTCCCCTTGAGGGAGCCGGTGGCGGAGTCTGTGACCGAGGCGCGGGTATTGGGAGGTTGAGCGCTTACGGGTCACAGACTGCTCAAAGTCTTCTTTCGTTCATAGCAAGCAGTAGGTAAGTTCACAAACAATGAAGGGAAAAGTGAGTTATGATGAGAACGCTGTTTCAAGGTGGTCAACTCTTTGACGGAACGGGCTCTGGTAAGGCACCAGCAGATGTGGTTGTTGAGGATGGGAAGATTATTGAGGTTGGTAACGGCCTAGACGGAGACCAGGTAGTCGATTGCACCGGGAAGGCGTTGTTGCCCGGTCTATTTGACTGCCATGTCCATGTGACCAGCTCCGGTGTAGATACGATGCGAAGGTTAACCCGGCCATTTTCCTATCAGTTCTACGAAGCGGAGGCGAATCTCAAGGCTACACTCGATCTTGGAATCACCACGATAAGGGATGCATCTGGAGCCGACCTTGGCGTGCAACAGGCGGTGGAAGATGGTTTG is a genomic window containing:
- a CDS encoding ABC transporter ATP-binding protein, producing the protein MSLLEIQDLRVSIALSSSTVHALDGVSLTVEAGETVGLVGESGSGKTMTGMTVMGLLPRGGVVESGQILLNGRNLAHLREHDMQDVRGNEVGMVFQDPMTALNPTMTVGKQVAESLRRHLGLSKTEARSRAVELFKMVGMPRPNDQVGDYPHQLSGGLRQRVVIAIALACQPKLLIADEPTTALDVTIQAQILDLLDQLREQLQLGVILITHDMGVVAGRADRVSVMYAGRVVEEGPTEGLFRQPMHPYTEALLASLPDLQSDRSRRLFAIGGLPPDLSNPPSGCRFAPRCRYAKDECRTNDPVLERQDDTRSVACFFPSTSNRLVEVREATDVVSTGNRVEFSSRNSSESTRAELLEVCDLVKEFKVTSSIRLGRKSGSTLKAVSGVSFEVAAGETLGVVGESGCGKTTLGRLVAGLETPTGGSVRFLGKELVGSKGKGFRSSRRDLQLMFQDPYSSLDPRMRVGAIIEEPMRLQHVGSSSERQARVRELMGEVGLSLSLIDRYPHEFSGGQRQRIGLARALSLNPRILVADEPVSALDVSIRSQVINLMCQLQELHGLTYVVISHDLSVVRYMADRVAVMYLGKIVEIGQTASLYDGPAHPYTQGLLRSIPLPDPEAARAHRMTSVTGELPSAINPPSGCRFRTRCEYAQDICAEVEPPLRSFGIGHEAACHFPLREPVAESVTEARVLGG